Proteins from a genomic interval of Nocardioides jishulii:
- a CDS encoding (4Fe-4S)-binding protein, giving the protein MARRTYTGPLVDVSFDRDVCRHAAECVRGMPLVFDPSARPWIDPGRADSAGTVRTLSEVIARCPTGALRLVEHVGG; this is encoded by the coding sequence GTGGCGCGCAGGACCTACACCGGCCCGTTGGTCGATGTCTCCTTCGACCGGGACGTGTGTCGGCACGCCGCCGAGTGTGTACGCGGGATGCCCCTCGTGTTCGACCCCAGCGCACGACCCTGGATCGACCCCGGACGGGCTGACAGCGCGGGGACCGTCCGCACCCTCTCGGAGGTGATCGCGCGCTGCCCGACCGGCGCGCTGCGCCTGGTGGAGCACGTGGGCGGGTGA
- a CDS encoding GNAT family N-acetyltransferase, translating into MAHDIKVTRNPDRNRYEATFDGESTVAGFVDYQETHELIVLTHTEVDPTFEGRGVANSLARAALDDVRQRGLKALVTCPFIIRWLRGHPEYRELLHNATPTAGGR; encoded by the coding sequence ATGGCCCACGACATCAAGGTCACCAGGAACCCCGACCGCAACCGCTACGAGGCCACCTTCGACGGGGAGAGCACGGTCGCTGGCTTCGTCGACTACCAGGAGACTCACGAGCTGATCGTCCTGACCCACACCGAGGTCGACCCGACCTTCGAGGGCCGCGGAGTCGCGAACAGCCTGGCTCGCGCGGCGCTCGACGACGTACGTCAGCGGGGCCTCAAGGCGCTCGTCACGTGCCCCTTCATCATCCGCTGGCTCCGTGGTCACCCTGAGTACCGCGAGCTGCTCCACAACGCGACGCCGACCGCAGGAGGTCGTTGA